The following are encoded in a window of Mumia flava genomic DNA:
- a CDS encoding carboxylesterase/lipase family protein, translating into MQTQKTAPPSRRPVALRVGIVLLALLGVVAGFSPDTVVPDAAANPSKGHAQHSHRAPVVEVDGGLLRGTVTGDVQEFRGVPYAAPPLGSLRWRPPQRVRPWRGIRDASAFGPVCPQAPPSPNGSSEDCLALNVTAPTRAPHGRRALPVLVWIHGGGYAIGEGADYDATQLAAEGTVVVTINYRLGPLGFLAHPALARHRGGASGNYGLMDQQAALRWVQRNIGRFGGDPRNVTIAGQSAGGLSVLNQLVSPGARGLFQRAVVQSGAFAPKQESLRQGEADGRTFAEAAGCPEQTAECLRALPASTLVANEPLSYTPGIVDGAVIRESVGSAIAAGRFHRVPLVNGSNHEEERIFTNLGLSVSNGATVALPGPITVDSYEDVISTTLGVSAPKAAAAAAEYPVESYGSAALAFSALSSDANFSCPALVLDRAAAKYVPTYGYEFNDDTAPERFVPDALGPPYVATHQTELQYLFGLPNAAPATLTPSQEALARTMRSAWAQFAATGSPSTRQGTWPRFDDRRERILSLTSTGPVVDGTFAERHHCAFWKAFG; encoded by the coding sequence ATGCAGACACAGAAGACAGCACCACCGTCGCGGCGCCCGGTGGCGCTGCGGGTCGGGATCGTGCTGCTCGCACTCCTCGGCGTCGTCGCCGGGTTCTCACCGGACACCGTCGTCCCCGACGCAGCCGCGAACCCGTCGAAGGGCCATGCGCAGCACAGCCACCGCGCCCCGGTGGTCGAGGTCGACGGCGGTCTGCTGCGCGGCACCGTCACCGGGGACGTGCAGGAGTTCCGCGGGGTCCCGTACGCGGCGCCGCCGCTGGGGTCGCTGCGCTGGCGCCCGCCGCAGCGCGTACGCCCGTGGCGGGGGATCCGCGACGCGAGCGCGTTCGGACCGGTCTGCCCGCAGGCGCCTCCGAGCCCGAACGGCAGCAGCGAGGACTGCCTCGCGCTGAACGTGACGGCGCCGACCCGTGCGCCGCACGGTCGTCGGGCGCTGCCGGTGCTGGTCTGGATCCACGGGGGAGGCTACGCGATCGGGGAGGGAGCGGACTACGACGCGACCCAGCTCGCCGCCGAGGGCACCGTGGTCGTCACCATCAACTACCGGCTCGGTCCGCTCGGCTTCCTGGCCCACCCCGCGCTGGCACGCCACCGCGGCGGCGCGTCGGGCAACTACGGGCTGATGGACCAGCAGGCGGCGCTGCGGTGGGTGCAGCGCAACATCGGCCGGTTCGGAGGCGACCCGCGCAACGTGACGATCGCCGGCCAGTCCGCGGGCGGCCTGTCGGTGCTCAACCAGCTGGTGTCGCCGGGCGCGCGCGGGCTGTTCCAGCGTGCGGTCGTCCAGAGCGGGGCGTTCGCGCCGAAGCAGGAGTCGCTCAGGCAGGGCGAGGCCGACGGGCGCACCTTCGCGGAGGCGGCCGGCTGCCCCGAGCAGACGGCCGAGTGCCTGCGCGCCCTCCCCGCGTCGACGCTCGTGGCCAACGAGCCGCTGTCGTACACCCCTGGGATCGTCGACGGCGCCGTGATCCGGGAGTCCGTGGGGTCAGCGATCGCAGCCGGTCGGTTCCACCGCGTCCCGCTGGTCAACGGGTCGAACCACGAGGAGGAGCGGATCTTCACCAACCTGGGGCTCAGCGTCAGCAACGGCGCGACCGTTGCGCTGCCGGGTCCGATCACCGTGGACTCGTACGAGGACGTCATCTCCACGACCCTCGGTGTCTCGGCGCCGAAGGCGGCGGCTGCCGCAGCCGAGTATCCCGTGGAGTCGTACGGGTCGGCGGCGCTGGCGTTCAGCGCGCTGTCGTCGGATGCGAACTTCTCGTGCCCCGCCCTCGTGCTCGACCGGGCTGCGGCGAAGTACGTCCCGACGTACGGCTACGAGTTCAACGACGACACCGCGCCCGAGCGCTTCGTGCCGGACGCGCTCGGCCCGCCGTACGTCGCGACCCACCAGACCGAGCTCCAGTACCTCTTCGGCCTCCCGAACGCGGCTCCCGCGACGCTCACGCCGAGCCAGGAGGCGCTCGCCCGGACGATGAGGAGTGCGTGGGCACAGTTCGCCGCCACCGGATCGCCGTCGACCCGGCAGGGCACGTGGCCGCGCTTCGACGACCGGCGTGAACGGATCCTCTCGCTCACGTCGACCGGTCCCGTCGTCGACGGCACGTTCGCCGAGCGCCACCACTGCGCGTTCTGGAAGGCGTTCGGCTGA
- a CDS encoding ATP-binding protein yields MSGPHPAPPETPLSAGVVVRRPFPPAVEDDAPRLLGRRREREVLDRLVASLLAGQSRALAVRGEAGIGKTAMLDHVGRGAEVAGCQVVRSTAVESEMELAYAGAQQLCAPFLDRLDELPEPQADALAVAFGRKEGTPPDRFIVGLALLGLASVVASGRPLVWVVDDAQWLDRASAEVLAFVARRLVAESVGLVFAVRDGVGHRFLTGVEELRLAGLEPAIAGELLDAVVPGSLDAAVRDRIVAESGGNPLALLELNRGRRSDQVADGHPVPSERSVSRRVEQSFARQIADLPADTRLLLLLAACEPAGDPVRIFKAAERLGVGPEAAAPATQEGLVNLAGHVLFRHPLVRSAAWHAASAQERRAADRALAEVTDRESDPDRRAWHLARATAGLDETVAAELEASADRARGRGGIAAGAAFRARAVELTPDPAVRSRRALAAAEETYPVGSAQEALRLVAIAEAGPLGDHERARADLVRAHVSYATARGRDATALYVRAAHGLAPHDPTTARETFLWAFLAALSAGRLARGADVRDVAAAVLAAEEVGSLGEPERASDLILHGLAVLTTDGYAAGAPALRSALDALDEETVEDDDALRWLWVGCLVARIVADDAALARFSERQVRLARRSGRVALLPVAMAEQVSYALLVGDVATASAIATDAATVVEVIGSPASLDRSGWLAAYRGDLAATDALRASRSAGVLDRGEGQWFVATGWMSALVRNALGRYDEAFEATEEIAEHPYDLGLALWCVAERAEAAVRSARHDRAREAVDRLVEIADGCGTAWARGVAARCRAMLCEGAEAETLYEESLELLGQTSVRTALARTHLVYGEWLRRENRRVDARHQLRLAHTMFTEMGADAFAERARRELAATGETARRRTPDTLDDLTAQEHQIARLAAAGSTNTEIGAQLFLSPRTVEWHLHKVFAKLGLSSRRQLRSALERAGGGG; encoded by the coding sequence GTGAGCGGGCCGCACCCGGCGCCGCCGGAGACTCCGCTCTCCGCCGGGGTCGTGGTGCGTCGGCCGTTCCCGCCGGCGGTCGAGGACGATGCTCCTCGGCTGCTCGGCCGGCGACGCGAGCGCGAGGTCCTCGATCGTCTCGTCGCCAGCCTGCTCGCCGGCCAGAGCCGTGCGCTCGCGGTGCGGGGCGAAGCCGGGATCGGCAAGACCGCGATGCTGGACCACGTCGGCCGCGGCGCCGAGGTCGCGGGGTGCCAGGTGGTCCGGTCGACGGCCGTCGAGTCCGAGATGGAGCTCGCCTACGCGGGAGCGCAGCAGCTCTGCGCGCCGTTCCTCGACCGCCTCGACGAGCTCCCCGAGCCGCAGGCCGACGCCCTGGCGGTGGCGTTCGGCCGCAAGGAGGGAACCCCGCCGGACCGGTTCATCGTCGGGCTGGCCCTGCTCGGCCTGGCGTCGGTCGTCGCCTCCGGGCGGCCGCTGGTGTGGGTGGTCGACGACGCCCAGTGGCTCGATCGTGCGTCGGCCGAGGTGCTGGCCTTCGTGGCACGGCGGCTCGTGGCCGAGTCCGTCGGGCTGGTCTTCGCCGTGCGCGACGGCGTGGGGCACAGGTTCCTGACCGGCGTCGAGGAGCTGCGCCTCGCCGGGCTCGAGCCCGCGATCGCGGGCGAGCTGCTCGACGCGGTGGTCCCAGGCTCGCTCGATGCGGCCGTCCGCGACCGCATCGTGGCCGAGTCCGGCGGAAACCCTCTCGCGCTGCTCGAGCTGAACCGCGGTCGCCGCTCCGACCAGGTCGCCGACGGCCATCCCGTGCCCTCCGAACGGTCGGTGTCGCGCCGCGTCGAGCAGAGCTTCGCGCGCCAGATCGCCGATCTCCCGGCGGACACGCGTCTCCTGCTCCTTCTCGCGGCGTGCGAGCCCGCCGGTGACCCCGTCCGGATCTTCAAGGCCGCCGAACGCCTCGGGGTCGGGCCGGAGGCCGCCGCACCCGCGACGCAGGAGGGCCTGGTCAACCTGGCCGGACACGTTCTGTTCCGCCACCCGCTCGTACGCTCGGCCGCGTGGCACGCCGCGTCGGCGCAGGAGCGGCGGGCGGCGGACCGCGCGCTGGCGGAGGTGACCGACCGCGAGTCCGACCCCGACCGTCGGGCCTGGCACCTCGCCCGCGCCACGGCCGGCCTGGACGAGACCGTCGCGGCCGAGCTGGAGGCGTCGGCCGACCGTGCCCGGGGCCGCGGCGGGATCGCTGCCGGGGCGGCGTTCCGGGCACGTGCCGTCGAGCTCACCCCGGACCCGGCCGTCCGTTCCCGTCGGGCTCTCGCCGCGGCCGAGGAGACCTACCCGGTCGGCTCCGCGCAGGAGGCGCTTCGGCTCGTGGCGATCGCGGAGGCCGGCCCGCTCGGGGACCACGAGCGCGCCCGCGCCGACCTCGTGCGCGCCCACGTCTCGTACGCGACGGCGCGCGGGCGCGACGCGACCGCTCTCTACGTACGGGCTGCCCACGGCCTGGCCCCGCACGACCCGACCACGGCCCGCGAGACCTTCTTGTGGGCGTTCCTGGCGGCACTGTCGGCCGGGCGGCTCGCGCGCGGAGCTGACGTGCGTGACGTCGCGGCGGCCGTCCTGGCCGCCGAGGAGGTAGGGTCGCTGGGAGAGCCGGAGCGTGCGAGCGACCTGATCCTGCACGGCCTCGCCGTCCTGACCACCGACGGGTACGCCGCGGGAGCGCCGGCGCTGCGATCGGCGCTGGACGCGTTGGACGAGGAGACGGTCGAGGACGACGACGCGCTGAGGTGGCTGTGGGTCGGCTGCCTGGTCGCGCGGATCGTGGCCGACGACGCCGCCCTGGCTCGGTTCAGCGAGCGGCAGGTCCGTCTCGCGCGCCGCTCGGGCAGGGTGGCGCTGCTGCCCGTCGCGATGGCTGAGCAGGTGTCGTACGCGCTCCTGGTCGGTGACGTCGCGACGGCCTCCGCCATCGCGACGGATGCCGCGACCGTCGTCGAGGTGATCGGCTCACCGGCCAGCCTCGACCGCTCGGGATGGCTGGCGGCCTACCGCGGTGACCTCGCGGCGACCGATGCGCTGCGGGCGAGCAGGAGCGCCGGCGTGCTCGACCGCGGAGAGGGACAATGGTTCGTCGCGACCGGCTGGATGAGCGCGTTGGTCCGCAACGCCCTCGGCCGCTACGACGAGGCGTTCGAGGCGACCGAGGAGATCGCCGAGCACCCGTACGACCTGGGCCTCGCGCTGTGGTGCGTGGCCGAACGGGCGGAGGCGGCGGTGCGCAGCGCGCGGCACGACCGCGCACGCGAGGCGGTCGATCGGCTCGTCGAGATCGCGGACGGCTGCGGGACGGCCTGGGCCCGGGGCGTCGCGGCGCGCTGTCGCGCGATGCTGTGCGAGGGCGCCGAGGCCGAGACGCTGTACGAGGAGAGCCTGGAGCTGCTCGGGCAGACGTCCGTTCGCACGGCGCTGGCGCGCACGCACCTCGTCTACGGCGAGTGGCTGCGACGGGAGAACCGACGGGTCGACGCGCGCCACCAGCTGCGGCTCGCCCACACCATGTTCACCGAGATGGGAGCCGACGCCTTCGCCGAGCGAGCGCGCCGCGAGCTGGCGGCGACGGGTGAGACCGCGCGCCGTCGGACGCCGGACACGCTGGACGACCTGACCGCCCAGGAGCACCAGATCGCGCGCCTGGCCGCGGCAGGCAGCACGAACACCGAGATCGGTGCGCAGCTCTTCCTGAGCCCGCGCACGGTCGAGTGGCACCTGCACAAGGTCTTCGCGAAGCTCGGTCTGTCGTCGCGTCGCCAGCTGCGCTCGGCTCTCGAGCGCGCCGGCGGGGGAGGGTAG
- a CDS encoding alpha/beta fold hydrolase has protein sequence MGTVIVGQENSTDIEIHYEDHGTGHPVVLVHGYPLSGASWERQERALLAEGFRCITYDRRGFGASSQPTTGYDYDTFAADLKAVLDHLALDEDATLVGFSMGTGEVTRYLGTYGSEGIDRAVLIGVIPPYLLQTEDNPKGVPGSVFEEIKEAVVADRYAYFDDFFANFFNTDVLAPERISDAALRNAFGVAAGSSAYASYACVDSWLTDFRPDLPKIDVPTLVIHGTADRILPFEATAARLRDEELIVDLRVVEVEEGPHNVCWTFPEEVNSALLEFLAGRA, from the coding sequence CCACCCGGTCGTCCTCGTGCACGGCTACCCGTTGAGCGGGGCCTCCTGGGAGCGCCAGGAACGCGCGCTGCTCGCCGAGGGCTTCCGCTGCATCACCTACGACCGGCGAGGCTTCGGGGCGTCGTCGCAGCCCACGACGGGCTACGACTACGACACGTTCGCCGCCGACCTGAAGGCGGTCCTGGACCACCTGGCGCTTGACGAGGACGCCACGCTCGTCGGATTCTCGATGGGGACGGGCGAGGTGACGCGGTACCTGGGGACGTACGGCTCGGAGGGGATCGACCGTGCCGTGCTGATCGGCGTCATCCCGCCGTACCTCCTGCAGACCGAGGACAACCCGAAGGGGGTGCCGGGGAGCGTGTTCGAGGAGATCAAGGAGGCGGTCGTCGCGGACCGCTACGCGTACTTCGACGACTTCTTCGCGAACTTCTTCAACACCGACGTCCTGGCGCCGGAGCGGATCAGCGACGCGGCGCTCCGCAACGCCTTCGGTGTGGCGGCGGGCTCGTCGGCGTACGCGTCGTACGCCTGCGTCGACTCGTGGCTCACCGACTTCCGGCCCGACCTGCCGAAGATCGACGTCCCGACGCTGGTCATCCACGGCACGGCGGACCGGATCCTTCCGTTCGAGGCGACGGCGGCCCGGCTGCGCGACGAGGAGCTGATCGTCGACCTGAGGGTGGTCGAGGTCGAGGAGGGCCCGCACAACGTCTGCTGGACCTTCCCCGAGGAGGTCAACTCGGCGCTGCTCGAGTTCCTCGCAGGACGAGCGTGA